Below is a genomic region from Acidobacteriota bacterium.
AACTGTTCGTCGGCTTTCGGGTAATCGGTTGTCCACATTCTGCGCCAACCGTTGGATTCGTAAATCAATCTGGCAAAGGTATATTCCCCATGAGGTCTGGATGTATGGCGAGAATTTCGGTTGATGCGGCCTTCTTCGGAAAAGTCCGGGCGGCGCATCCCTCGCTGGCTTTGCGCAGACGGAGCCAAAGCCAACAACAGCGAAACCAGCAAAACTCCTGCAATGACTTTCATCGAAATTGCTCCATCCTTACAAAGGGAAACATCAACGCAGCCATCCGACAGTTACAGCGCGCCAGTCGTCAAAGTCACTTCGGATCGTTCCGATTCGTGAACAATCTCAACGGGAAGCTCAATTCCTAAAAACCGCAAAAATGCCTGGTCAGTCAGGGCGCTGGCGACGCCTTCGCCGATGGATCGTCCATCGGAATGCGACCAGATACGCTGATCGTTTCGTACAAAGCCCGCATCGGCCAATGCCCGCCGTCTGTCCGTCAAAGCCAGTTGATAAAACTCGTTTGTCATTGTTCAGTTTGAATAAAGCGCTTGAAGCTGTGCGCCATGATAATAATGCCCCAAAATTTGCTCAAAGCCGTATGCGCGCTCAGCCATCAAAGCGGCTCCGATTTGGCAAAGTCCCACGCCGTGTCCCCAGCCAGCGCCAATCAGCGTGAAACCGTCCGGCGCGTTTGAACCGGTTTCGGAAGTTTCAATCACAAACGCCGAACTGTAAAGATGCGAGGGCGACAACGCGCGACGGATTTCCAGCTCTTTGCCAATAACCAGCGTTTCGCGTTCGCCAACAATTCGCAGTTTCCTTAACCGACCGGATTCGGCCCGCTCGACCGGTTCGAGCCGCAAAACCGCGCCAAAATCAATTCCGAGCTTACGCTGCAAAAGTTCCTGTAACTCGGCTTGCGCAATCGTTGTGCGCCAGCGGTAAAAATCGCGCGTCGCTTGATCGAAATCAGGCAGGATTTTACCGAGCACTTTCGAATCTATCGTATTGCAAAACGCTGGCGGCGAAGAGCGAATCCATGCTTCAGCGTTCGCTTCCACAGATAGTGGCAACGTAAACTCTGCCGGGAAGGTTTCGCCGTCGTAGGACACGGCCAGATAGGCGTAGCATTCATCCGCCCATGCCGCATCAAAGCTTTCCGTCATTCCGCCGCAGGATTTGGAAAAACGCGCATCGCACAATTCGCCTTCAAATTCCAACACGCGTCCGAACGTCGCCTGAATCGCGTCAAACACTTTGAGCGAACTGGCTTTCGTGATTCCCTGATAGCGTTGGCAATGATCGTCCGCGCAAACGTCGAAATCAGTATGGGTTTCCTGATCGTACCAGCGAATCAACTGGCGTTCACCATTGACGGTTTCGATTTTGGGTTCGCACTTGATGCGCGGACGTTTCCATTGCTTCATTTGCGCCAGCAACCAACTGCGCGAAATCACCGCATGCGCTTTCAGCAATTCGGCATCGGCAGTCGCGCTCATTTCCGAGGAAATGACGCTGGTCAAGTAAGCTTCGACGGGAATTTCATTGATGACTGCCAAGCGTTTGTCTGCGCCAAGTTTCAACCGCAACGCGCCTTGAAATTGTTGGTCATGTGTCTGCTCCCAGTGGAAATCAATCCCGATAACCACATCGCGTATCACAAATAAGGAATCATCGGAAATTGGCTTCAGCCTGAGTTCCTCGCCTGCACTGAAGCGTCGGCCGTCGGCGTCAATGATCTCAACTCGATCGCAGGCAGCGACGGATTGATACCCATCTGCGCGAAAACGAACGCCGGTCGAATCAACAAACTCGCCTTTCAACTCAAACCGGACTGTTTCGACGCTCGCCATCAACCCAACCGAAACGATTGGTTGGCGCTCAATCGGCTTCATTTTGGCATCTCCTTGTCGCGATTGATTCGCTGCAACCAGTCAATCATTTGCTCATCGCTCAAGCCGACCTCGGCAAAAATCGCTTCCAGGTTTTCAGCCGTAACGCGTTCAAAATGATCATGCTGGGGCACAACAACGACGCCAGCCAAATCAATTGCCGCCGGACTGATAGTTAATTTCGCATCGCCTTCGGCGTCATAGCATGCAGGGCGATGTTTTCCGCGCGGCAAAATGAACACCGCCCATTGATCATTTTGAAACGTAGCCATCAGGTTCAGCATCGGTTCAGCATCGGCCTTGGCGACTGCAGCTAAATGGCCAACGGCGCGCTCAAGCCAGTCCACCAATTCCTGCCGATTGTCGCCGCCGCAAGCCATCACTTTGAACCGATAGTTGTGATTAACGACGTAGCCAACTTCGGTTGAGTTACGTCGAAGCCAAAAATCAAAGTCGGCAAACAACGGAACTTCGGCGCGCGTACAGGCCTGAAAGTGAAAATGATCGGGCGCGGAAGCTCCACAGCGCGGGCCGTTGTAGAGCACAAACCACTTTTCGCCGAGTTCCCGCGCCAAATCGAACATCGCGCCGAGGTTGCCCGCAATCGCCTGCGGCGTATGTTCGCGAGAGGCTATCACTAAATGGTCGCGCAACACCGGAAAGGGATTGCATAACACAACCAATTCGTCGCCAAAGGCAATTCCCCTTTCTTCCGGCGGCAAATTGTCCGCACATAAAAAACAGGGGCGATTGCTGATTGACGCGGCGTCCACTTTGGCTGCAGTGCTAACGATGCGCGCTGGATTGAACTGCGCGCGCACGGTTGAGCCTGCAACCGAAAATTCTTTGTACCTAACCTGGGCTAGTGCGTTCGTGGCGTCGCGGAGCATTGGCCAAGTGGCGTATTGCTGCTGAAGTAACGCTTTGGTCAAAGTGTTTAAGTTAACCTGGTCGCTACTGCTCCCGGTTCCGTACCATTTCTGCAACTCTGGTTCGCTGAGCAGGCGCGGTTCCCAATTCATCGGCTGTGTTTCTCCGCATTGAATTGTTGCCGAGCCAGAATCTCAATCGTTCGCAACCGATCTTTGTAAGCGTCATAACGGTTCGCCGTGACCAACGGCAACGCGCTGTCGGAGTTTCCAGACCAGCGCCGGGCGAAATACAGCGAATCGTATATCCTGCCGATTTCGTACTGACGGCTGATGCGCAACGCGACGGCGTAATCTTCGCCGTAGCTGGTGTTCGGCAACCCGATTTGACGCAACACAGAAGTATCAAATGCGCGAGGCGCGCCGAGGCCGTTGATCCGCAGCGCATTGTTGCGGCCGTTGTCTCGCGTCCATTCGCGGTGGTCAATCAAACCAGGCGGCAATTCGTTCAACTCAAAATCCACGATGGTGTATGAACCAATGACCATCGCGTATCCGCCCTCGTCAAATTCAGCCACGATGCGCGCCAGGGTTTGTTCGCCGCTGTAAATGTCGTCGGAATCCAACTGCACGGCGTAGCGCCCGCAATGTTCGGAATAGACAGCCTCGTTCCAACAACCGCCGATGGCCAAATCCGTACGGGCGGGTTGCAGGTGAATCAGCCGAGAATCTCCAGCCGCCAGTTGCCGCAACACTTCTGTTGTTTCATCGTTGGAATGGTTATCCACGACGATGACGTTGAAAAAGAACTCTGCTTGCTGCCCCAACGCGCTACGGACAGCGTCGGCGATGGTTTTGACTCGATTGCGAACGGGAATGATGACACTGGCTGTGGCCGGAAAAGTCTGGCTGGTCACAGGCACAGCGGCGAATTCCGGCGCGAGCCAGGCTCCGATGCGCTGCAAATGCGCCGTTGCCAATTGCTCCATTTCGCTCTGGTAATCGCGTTTACGCGGGTCAACGTAATCAAAAATCTTTTCGCCCGTGGCGCGCGCATCCACAATGCCGCGCGTATACTGCGGCTCAGGAATTCGCAACAGTTGCGACTCAATCGAAAGTTTCAGCCGCAAATCATACAGCCCGCCCCATTGGATGGTTTCGGCAACTTGCCCGTGCAAATGCAGCGCGGCATCCACCGCTCGGCGCGAAAGCAGCACCACAGAACCAAAATCGAAAGTGTCGCGAATGCTACCAGGCTGGTAATCAATCAGCGGATGGTCTGTCACTTCGTCGCCATTCCGCTGCCGAAAATCCGAAAACAGCCATCCTGCTCTGGTATCGGCGGCAACTTGAACAAAGCGGTCAACGGCGCGCGCCCCAAGTTCGATTTTGCCGCCGGGCAAAACCAGCAACAGATAATCGGTTTTCCAGCGATCCAGCAGTGTGCCGATGGCTGGCCCCGAAAAGGCCGAATCAATCTTGATTGTCTCGACCTCATCGGGAATTCCGAAAACTTCAGTCCCTTCCGGGACTGCAACAGTCAATCGTTTCATACTCGAAAATCCAGAATCCAAAATCAGCTTTCCTTCGGCCTGAAGATCATGAAGCCATTCATCGGTAATGTTTTGAAGAACTCAGCCAGATCCAATTCGACGACCTTTTTGTGACTGCGACTGGCATTGCGCATCAGAACTTGTTCGCCGTTGCGAACGATCATTCCGGCGTGCGACACATCCAGTCCTTTGCGCCCCGAAGCAAACAAAATCAAATCGCCGTCCTTCAACCAGCGGCTGACCGCACTCAGTTCATGTTTGGGATAATACCGCATCCGCGCATTGATCGGCGGAATCCCTGGTACCAGATCGAGCAGCTTGTCGCGGACAACCACAGTTTCGCCGACCGTCATATTGCTCAGCCATCCAAGCTGCATCAGATGTGCGGCCCATTCCGTCGCATAATGCAACCGTTGCTGATATGTGACCTCGCCGTTGCGATACCGGATCTTACGCAGC
It encodes:
- a CDS encoding SpoIID/LytB domain-containing protein — translated: MKPIERQPIVSVGLMASVETVRFELKGEFVDSTGVRFRADGYQSVAACDRVEIIDADGRRFSAGEELRLKPISDDSLFVIRDVVIGIDFHWEQTHDQQFQGALRLKLGADKRLAVINEIPVEAYLTSVISSEMSATADAELLKAHAVISRSWLLAQMKQWKRPRIKCEPKIETVNGERQLIRWYDQETHTDFDVCADDHCQRYQGITKASSLKVFDAIQATFGRVLEFEGELCDARFSKSCGGMTESFDAAWADECYAYLAVSYDGETFPAEFTLPLSVEANAEAWIRSSPPAFCNTIDSKVLGKILPDFDQATRDFYRWRTTIAQAELQELLQRKLGIDFGAVLRLEPVERAESGRLRKLRIVGERETLVIGKELEIRRALSPSHLYSSAFVIETSETGSNAPDGFTLIGAGWGHGVGLCQIGAALMAERAYGFEQILGHYYHGAQLQALYSN
- a CDS encoding DUF4922 domain-containing protein, producing the protein MNWEPRLLSEPELQKWYGTGSSSDQVNLNTLTKALLQQQYATWPMLRDATNALAQVRYKEFSVAGSTVRAQFNPARIVSTAAKVDAASISNRPCFLCADNLPPEERGIAFGDELVVLCNPFPVLRDHLVIASREHTPQAIAGNLGAMFDLARELGEKWFVLYNGPRCGASAPDHFHFQACTRAEVPLFADFDFWLRRNSTEVGYVVNHNYRFKVMACGGDNRQELVDWLERAVGHLAAVAKADAEPMLNLMATFQNDQWAVFILPRGKHRPACYDAEGDAKLTISPAAIDLAGVVVVPQHDHFERVTAENLEAIFAEVGLSDEQMIDWLQRINRDKEMPK
- a CDS encoding glycosyltransferase family 2 protein, which encodes MKRLTVAVPEGTEVFGIPDEVETIKIDSAFSGPAIGTLLDRWKTDYLLLVLPGGKIELGARAVDRFVQVAADTRAGWLFSDFRQRNGDEVTDHPLIDYQPGSIRDTFDFGSVVLLSRRAVDAALHLHGQVAETIQWGGLYDLRLKLSIESQLLRIPEPQYTRGIVDARATGEKIFDYVDPRKRDYQSEMEQLATAHLQRIGAWLAPEFAAVPVTSQTFPATASVIIPVRNRVKTIADAVRSALGQQAEFFFNVIVVDNHSNDETTEVLRQLAAGDSRLIHLQPARTDLAIGGCWNEAVYSEHCGRYAVQLDSDDIYSGEQTLARIVAEFDEGGYAMVIGSYTIVDFELNELPPGLIDHREWTRDNGRNNALRINGLGAPRAFDTSVLRQIGLPNTSYGEDYAVALRISRQYEIGRIYDSLYFARRWSGNSDSALPLVTANRYDAYKDRLRTIEILARQQFNAEKHSR
- a CDS encoding DUF1460 domain-containing protein, coding for MKFLVQSLFAFAQPNPMQPVDATLVRQLIADARPMKTIVERMKTISGKLLGSTYLVNSLIGSPTEPEMLVTRMDGFDCITYLETVLALAHAKSLDEFPALLRKIRYRNGEVTYQQRLHYATEWAAHLMQLGWLSNMTVGETVVVRDKLLDLVPGIPPINARMRYYPKHELSAVSRWLKDGDLILFASGRKGLDVSHAGMIVRNGEQVLMRNASRSHKKVVELDLAEFFKTLPMNGFMIFRPKES